From Camelina sativa cultivar DH55 chromosome 5, Cs, whole genome shotgun sequence:
TAAGTATTAGCCAGCTTTGTGATGAAGGATTATCAGTAGTGTTCACTAAAATCGACTGCAAAGCCTTGGATGATTCAGGAAACATCAAGTTGTATGGTGTAAGATCAGAGAATAATTGCTACATGTGGGAGAAACACTCAAATAAGTGCTACAATGCTCAGGGAAGTATGAATATTTGGCATCAACGATCTGATCATGGAAAACAAGTCAAGATTCAACATAAAAAGGTTCCAAATGTTCAGTGAAAATCAGTATTGTATTTGGTTCATATGGATTTAATGGGACCAATGCAGTGAAAACGTAGCAGGAAAAAAGTATGTGTTTGTATCAGAATCTTGGCACTTGATGTctctctattttacactttttaaacCATCGTTTTGTAATGTTTTGCATTGTTAAGAGTCTTTCCTTAGTGTTTTTAGGtctttaaatttagatatttgcATTTACGTGTTTTAAGGTGTTGCATTGttgtattgttacattttttatgaaaacagATATTTTGGAGcctaaaaaaagcaaaaagaaggaTTAACAAGTATCTAATGTCAAAAAAAAGGATCTGATGTCATTTATGGGGTTTACACAGGAGAATTTAAAGCATCAAGAAGGAAAAGGGAGGCACTCGACCATACCACCCGACCATTGCCAAAGAGCATCCGGTCGAGTTCATGACGATACCCTCAAAAATCGACTCGAATGAAGCTATTCCGTTGGGATTCAGCTTCTGAGTTCTTCATAAAAGTTATAGTAAATCTAGTTATCTTTCCAAATATGGTGATTTCATACCAATCGGAGTTGCGGTTCAAGAGTTACTCCTGTTATAGTGAACGTACATACATCCAGTTCTAAGAATGGAACCACCCGATCGCCTGTTCGACCATGCACCCGAAGTGGAGCTCGACCCTACCATCATGTAGCATGCTTCGGATACCATTTGGTGCAGCTAGGTCAAttggtttccatatataaatcctTTCTTAATCCATTTTTGTGAGAGGAGGCAAGCGCCGTTTTTACACTTTTCTTTCAGCAAATTTTAGGACTTATCATCTTTTTCCAGTTTTTGTAGTTCTTTCAACTTGAAttctgtttatatttttttattgtttctttctaataaaacatttatctctttttcatctttatgattatgcaatttttatttatttctgggtttatgttctttgcatgaaatctgagtagtgaatcaaagtttctagggatggaaTAGGCTAGTAAGTGTTCGTAATCgattaggatgttttagattgATTTTTTGTATGAAGTTTCCCTTTTGGATTAGTGGTCTTAATGTTAATTTCGAatcgagaggttgagattagatttTAGGCATTTCCACACCGAGAGGTGctcgatgaaatgcctgaatGAGCCAATGCCAGAGATTTACttacttagcctaagagattagatgtgtaataAGGAGTTCATTGACAATAATGGATTGGATTTTAATGCCTAATTGGTCATATTTCTCTAAGGAGAGTTGGGTAAGGAAGTGACTAGGGAATAGCTTGCTTGAGGCTTGTAAAACATTCTAGTGGAAGGCTGAAGCTTCTTGGCTTTTCGATCCAGAACGATGTATTTAGTTGATGTGATAAAACTCGTGAAGAAGGCCAACCAAGCCTTTAGCTGGCCGGAAAGGAAAccgaggtggtggtggtggcaaCCATTAGAGATTGGTGATCCTTCATCACAATCTCTCTTACTAACAACTGTTTGACACGACTTTTGTAATTCTACATTTTAGTTTACCTACTTACTAACAACTGTAGATCTCTGGTTCTCCTAATAATTAGAGTAATATATAAGAGGGAATCCTCATTAACaacattttgtaaaattgaaagtataatatatatatatatatatatatactagaagtaGACTCGCGCGATGCGCGAgataactttataaaatttttaacatattttagatttattagaatatttaaaactttatattttgtgtttcgataaattattttatttttattttttgttttgttttcaaataagTATTCTCAGTCACTTAAAATGAATGACTATTGATTAGTTAAACattaaactgaatttttttgtttatatgaaaggttactttaaaaatatttagtctgTATATAATACATAGAACTCCTCATGTTTTGATGCACAATCAAGAcgtacaaatattttttatgttgggAAAAAGAACACTGATtacgtataaaataaaatgcggCTGAACATGgacattatgtgttagtttgtctgcttttaacataatctataaaacatcaatatattCTAAAACCATACACCTACAAGAAGGACGACAAGACAGTagcttgaatttctcgaataaCCTCTCCTTTAGCCGAAACTCATGCTCTTCCTTCATTCTCTGtgtaattaatttcattaattagataactaaatgtagcataaataatttttatatttatatattaccagcatgcttcacacatgcttaaaaagttttattattataatttgaatggtttagcaataaaatattttaatcttaatgaattatacaaatgacttcAAATGCATTTGTGTTCTAGAAATAGAAttatttgtgtttcttgattaattgcatttggaaaagaaagttcGTTGTTAgctatttctatatttttatcacgTACTTTATATCTATTGAACACACTAAATGCAAACTGAATTTTAGTTTAGAATTgagtaaataatgttattaatatatattgatatatcattatatcaaataaaatttgttttttttttgtgttatacttttctgtttaaaaataatatatatatatatatatatgttgtattatactcaaaatgaccagcaaaaaagagtaaaaaaatatcatcataTTATCGAGCTACTTTTTTTAGTGTTAACTGCATAACCTAagagaacataaaataattgttcatcagataatattttttttcttctacatttttatttataaaatcatgtgatggatggaagaagagataactTTAATCTTCCTACTTCTCCAAgacattgtttttatttccatttctcttcgtctctctctctagaatgcAATTGGGATTAGTTTCGGGTGTTCATTGGATCTTTCGACTTGCTAAACACGTGGTAGAGGTGAGTTTTGTTAAATGCATATTGATGAAATTTGCACACATGGTCAAATCCCATTGCCTTGCTCTGCTTGCGGGTAAACAttatcatcacatcatcaacaatcgatcatggctaggaaaaataatggaacatatgagaagagaaaataaatgcATACATAGTATAACCCAAACAATAATGTTGTGAAaagaaattagattttaatatattttttttaaaaataagtaagactaaattgtgtaagaaaataaaaagtgaattTGAAAGAATCACATGGCTTTGGAAACCCATATCATGAGATATATATCACCTAGTCCAAATCTTCCTCGTCTCTAAACCCTACTATCACAAAACCTTTCTCATCAGAAGTcataacctataaataaaataaaggaccaTGAAAATGGTTATTGGAAAGANTATCACAAAACCTTTCTTATCAGAAGTcataacctataaataaaataaaggaccaTGAAAATGGTTATTggaaagaaagttaataaatacatacaaacacagttGTAACATTAAGgaacaaatttaaagtaatagtacagtagaacctctataaattaatacttttaaaattaatactcgctataaattaataaattcttccggtcccgagttgggtcggtgtaaaaaatgacacatttcgataaattaataagataatattttttttggaaatcctatgtaaaaatatagtcccatcaatatcataaattaataatcaaataatattaatatatatatatatatatttatttatatatctaagaaaatctagtgtaatactgaaatatgactctattatTGTTTGCATAATCTTGATTTTGCATTCTtattggagctcatctctaatatCTTTTATTGtcgtcttctcaaatcgcatccaaaaattatgaAGAGTTTTaaatgcgataattgcttcATTATATGTAATTGGTTCTAAAATTACCGCAATATCTTATTtgatgaaacaacccttccctttttttttttaataaataaataataaataataatataattaaataactacaactagtggtcccatacccactagccacctgtGAGAACAGAGAATatgcttctccttccgaagtgattttaATTGTGGAGGAGCTTGTCGCCGTGAACAGTTCCGAACTAAAATAATAAGAgttttagaatttgaatttgtattgccTTTTTCTGGAAAAAAATCTCGGGGTCCTTTACAAATGACctcccccttacatatttataccgacccaTTTACTACTCAATTAATACGGAATTAATACTGCGCGATCCGCGCAGCCTAATTAACCCTCTtaaatgcgggaatctttgaccgggtCCGAGCTGCGAGCTGTCGAGCACGAAACGTCTCCGTGCTCccttcctttctccgggcctgatNATTAAAACTAAAGcttttatattaaaactaaagctttccaaaattataatattaatatctaaatctttaattatcagaaattgattttgtccaaaattataattactaaaaggacattataattactaaaatattgataaatgatatttatatacaattactaaaagaatattgcataaatgtcaatatattttttagtacataaaatatcatttaaatttagtgaatataaaaactaatgtatgtaattttgaggaaaaaattaaaagaatttaataattaagaagTGAAGACAGGTGTTGAAAAAATACGCTGCCAAATGTCGTCGTGTTATGCAAAGTTAggagaaaaccttctcatattatataagatatataagatatatatatatatatatataaaacaaaaaaaactattatacaGATATCAGAGGCTTACAACATTTAGAAGAACAAGACTAGTTTCCAAAATACAGACATGAATATGACATGAGAGACTAAACTTCAACATTGTTCTCACTTTGGTTTAGTTCCACTATCTTCTCCTTGTTTCTGTAGTGCAAAGTGTGGAAGTAAAAGCCTAAAGCCAAAACTGTTCCTATCAAAGCACCAATTCTAGGCCAACTAAACTCATcctccaaaaaattaaatgctaaaACAACAACCAACGCCATAAGTGGTGAAGCACACATATGAACAATATTACCGAAAACACCCGAAACATAAAGCACCAGACCTATCAGCCCGACTGCCCAAGCCTGCCACGACAAAGCCAATCCAACTAAACTCAGAACGTAATATGTTTCCCCTTTCTTAAACCTCATGCTATCTCCTTTCAATTCCTTATACTCACCGCTTACAAACAAacccacaaaacaaacaagggaGGCGACAAAAGAGATACATATTTGCATCTCTAAGACCATTCTAAACACTTTCTTGTTGCCATATCTCTTTGTCTTCACCAACAGTTTCTCGAAACCGAGTTGAGCCAAACAGAGAGATAACGCGAAAGCAACTGAAGCAGAGAAAGTTAACCAAGCTCGGATGCTGTAGAAATATTCGTTTTCAACCGGCTCTCCTGCAAACTGAGGACTACCAAAAGCATAGCTCACAAGAGTGAGAAGTATCGATATGACGATCCATCTGGTAAACTTGAAACGGTTAATGATAGCTGTGAAAATCAAGGTAAAGATCAATTGGGAGGCGGAGATTAGCAAGAAGAAGCCATAGCCTGCGTATAGCTTCCCGAGTGCGTATAATTTGCTGTGAGCTGCAACAAGAACACCAAGGGAGACGTAAAGCAAGATGAGACGAAAGGAAAGGAAACTAGTACTGTTGGTTtcatggtttggttttggtgaagggaaaataaagaagagaggGATGAGGATTGGAAACGCAGCGTTTTGGATCAGAGCTTGCATCCATGTTCCTTTGTACTGTAGATGTTTGTTATCATCTTCTCCACGACGGTCTTGAACATAGAAGAAGTTCAAGAGAAGAATAACGAGACAATCCCCTAGCAAAACTAAGAACAGACATAACGCAACAGCGACCCACCATTTCTTTTGCTTTACTTGCAAAGATCGTCTTGGACTCAAGATTTGGTCTGGTTTTGGATTCTGAACATGGTCTGGTTTtggataaaaaaatttagaattatcagttttttttttttaaagaacaacTGAATTTAACCGAAGTTAAGACAGTGAAGTTAACATGAGTTGTTGTCTGTTTGGAAGCTTCGGTCATCTCCATGATTTTTCTATGCTCTCTCTTCGaagatttaaaaattattctGTAAACTTGATTCTCTGTGGatattatctaatatttttCCAATTCTTGAATGGATGACGAGAGATACAAATAATGATTAGCTAGCTAGAAAACGACTCATTATGGTCCCGGTTCCGGACCACTCGTTGTGTCACATAcagttataaacttataaaataattatggaATACATCAAATTGTAGTATGAATTCATTGAACGCACGGTTATATCttataataaagaagaaaataatattaagtataaaaatagatattataacaatcaatataataataacaatctgaaaaaatgtGAACAACAGTTGTGAtttttcgtcgtacctttttgtaaaatatatatttaaattttttttgacagaaaatttcaacggttacatctatctaaaaagctgcatcagttaaatgtagagttgtgtctatttaaatgtttacatctttataaatttatatataaatgacttCTCATCactgtattcaaattttctttatttatatttttgacagaaaattttaacagttgcgtctctctaaaaaattgcgtctgttgaatataaagttgtgttttttacaaacagttgtgtttattcaaatgttcacatatttaaaaatctatatataaataacttctcatcattgtattcaaatataataataacaatttaataaaatgtcaacaatagttgcgatttttcgtcgtaccttttcgtaatatatatatatatatatatatatatattggcagaaaatttcaacggttgcatctctctaaaaagttgcgtctgttaaaTATAGAGTTGTTTCTCtaacaaacagttgtgtctattcaaatgttcacatctttataaatttatatttaagtgatttctcatcattgtattcaaattttctttattttatattttgacagaaattttttacagttgcgtatctctaaaaagttgcgtctattGAATacagagttgtgtcttttacaaactgttgtgtctattcaaatgttcgcatctttagaaatatatatatataaataacttctctGTTATGAAATAAGAGACAAGTTTGTGTTTCTCTCAAATCTTATTCACATTAATGAATcgaatgttacatatatatagggctAGACAAACCCTTAATACAAGACCGACTTAGAATAGGAAAAAGGTAATGGGCCATCGGCATAGGCCTTACACACTTAGAAAAAGTAacgggccggttatggaagtccactccaagtgttttacaacattcctccttggatgacataaccatgcCGATGCTAAGGGATCAACGCAAtacgcttgggggtgctgcctcattaaaaccttaccaggaaaacccaatgggacaaaaccatggtgaagaaaaaagagtacagcacgcatTGCTCCCCCTATTACAAGCATCACtagaagtccttaagtctcggcatcccaatctggtgcgtgagcttcttgaatgttgttgtcggtaaTGCTTTAGtaaagagatcggctgagttgtcgcaggattgaacttgtaccacttgaacttctcctgctttttgtagttcatgtgtgaagaagaacttcagTAAGATGTgtttcgtccgatctcccttgatgtatccttcgttgagctgtgcgatgcaggccgtattgtctTCGTATATAACCGTTGCTTCCTTATCGTCGACCATCCCACATCTGTCCTAATATGTTGAGTCATTGACCTCAACCATACACACGCTGGCTTCATGAATTGCTAGGATCTCCGCATGATTAGACGAAGTGGCCACAAtactttgcttcatagaacgccatgaGATCactgtaccaccgtgtgtaaatacatagccggtttgagaccttgAATTGTGTGGATCCgataagtaacctgcatcagcaaaaccaactaaaccttctttgttatagttagtataaaacaAACCCAAATCTGTCgatccttgtaggtaacgcagtACATGTTTaataccgttccagtgcctttaGGTCGGACAAGACCTAAATCTttctaggaggttcacggcaaaacatatgtctggtctagtgtggctagccaagaacattaacgctcctatagcactgaggtatggcacttcaggaccgagaacttctttatcgtccttctttggaccataTGGATTattatccaaatcaaggcttctcacaaccattgggctagtcaatgggtgagcttggtccatattaaacctcttgagtacattttctgtatatgccatttgattcacaaggattccattatcaatgtactcaagctgtaatcccaaacagaatttagtCTTGCCTAGGTTTTTCATTttaaactctttcttgagatagTCTACTGTTTGGGCAATTTCACCAGAGgtcccaaggatgtttaaatcatccacatacactGCTATGAtaacaaaccctttgtttgcaaacttctttataaaaatacatggactgattgggtcattcttatagtCTTCCTTGGTTAGGTACTCACTTAAcctattgtaccacatacgaccactttgtttcagtccataaagggatttgtctagccttatgcagtattgttctcgagaaccactcttataattgagctcaataccctctggtaatctcatataaatttcattttccagtggaccatataagtatgcggttgcaacatccattaaccgcaaatccagttt
This genomic window contains:
- the LOC104787473 gene encoding probable purine permease 22, with translation MEMTEASKQTTTHDHVQNPKPDQILSPRRSLQVKQKKWWVAVALCLFLVLLGDCLVILLLNFFYVQDRRGEDDNKHLQYKGTWMQALIQNAAFPILIPLFFIFPSPKPNHETNSTSFLSFRLILLYVSLGVLVAAHSKLYALGKLYAGYGFFLLISASQLIFTLIFTAIINRFKFTRWIVISILLTLVSYAFGSPQFAGEPVENEYFYSIRAWLTFSASVAFALSLCLAQLGFEKLLVKTKRYGNKKVFRMVLEMQICISFVASLVCFVGLFVSGEYKELKGDSMRFKKGETYYVLSLVGLALSWQAWAVGLIGLVLYVSGVFGNIVHMCASPLMALVVVLAFNFLEDEFSWPRIGALIGTVLALGFYFHTLHYRNKEKIVELNQSENNVEV